Proteins co-encoded in one Bacillus paramycoides genomic window:
- a CDS encoding DUF1641 domain-containing protein, translated as MAKEITLIKKKVVTEEEQKQQVADELLNELSNNREAVEETMKLLAQLQKAGILDAAISLLAAKEDVSKIAVEQLNREPVKNALNNMMGAGEALSSVDPEVTKQITSSLVTGLQFATDELKSGKKTKVMDFFKVLKDPDINRAITFGFSFLKAFGQGLEKK; from the coding sequence GTGGCGAAAGAAATTACGTTAATTAAAAAGAAAGTTGTAACAGAGGAAGAACAGAAACAGCAAGTAGCAGATGAACTTCTAAATGAGCTATCTAATAATCGTGAAGCAGTAGAAGAAACGATGAAGCTTTTAGCACAGTTGCAGAAGGCTGGTATATTAGATGCGGCAATTAGTTTGCTTGCTGCGAAGGAAGATGTTTCAAAAATCGCTGTGGAGCAATTAAATCGTGAACCAGTTAAAAATGCACTCAACAACATGATGGGGGCGGGGGAAGCGCTATCCTCAGTTGACCCAGAAGTAACAAAGCAAATCACATCGAGTTTAGTCACTGGATTGCAATTTGCAACAGATGAATTAAAGAGTGGTAAAAAAACAAAAGTAATGGATTTCTTTAAAGTGTTAAAAGATCCAGATATCAATAGAGCCATTACATTCGGATTTAGCTTCTTGAAAGCATTTGGACAAGGGTTAGAGAAAAAATAG